In Cydia fagiglandana chromosome 9, ilCydFagi1.1, whole genome shotgun sequence, a single window of DNA contains:
- the LOC134667561 gene encoding short-chain specific acyl-CoA dehydrogenase, mitochondrial-like: MAAGGLLKSTKLTLCSLQSAKAAASQCRAFTTQLTEQQQEIQTLARNFSKEHLKPQASQLDTQARFPFDLIKKLTKLGLMGACVDSEYGGLGLDYLSLALAVEEISRGCASTGMILSIHNFLYANLVNERGTEEQKQLFLKDYTAGNIGCFSLSEPGAGSDVANIRTLARRDGDHWILNGKKSWVTSAIEGQATAVFATFDPDLRHKGLACFLVPLDAEGVFRGNKEPLIGVRAATACDITLEDVRVPASSLVGEAGEGFKIAMAQLDQGRIGIAAHAVGIAQAALDTAINYAKEREAFSKNLTRLPSVKDRLTDMCILVESARLLTYRAATDVSTKNSSMAKYVAGRNAAAVADHCVQILGGRGLSTNYDAERHFRDARGTQIYGGVTDIQKRLVGHFLLKEHDAL; encoded by the exons TATGCTCTCTCCAATCAGCTAAGGCAGCAGCATCCCAATGCCGAGCCTTCACGACTCAGCTGACGGAGCAGCAGCAGGAGATCCAGACCCTGGCCCGCAACTTCTCCAAGGAGCACCTCAAACCGCAGGCCTCTCAGCTTGATACACAAGCCAGGTTCCCGTTTGATCTT ATAAAGAAGTTAACAAAGTTAGGCCTAATGGGGGCCTGCGTGGACTCCGAGTACGGAGGCCTAGGCCTCGACTACTTATCCCTCGCGCTCGCCGTGGAAGAGATCTCTCGAGGCTGCGCCAGCACTGGCATGATACTGTCAATACATAACTTCCTTTATGCGAACTTGGTTAACGAGAGAGGGACGGAAGAACAGAAGCAGTTGTTTTTGAAGGATTATACGGCGGGGAACATTGGGTGCTTTTCGCTGAGTGAACCAG GCGCTGGCAGCGACGTAGCCAACATCAGAACCCTGGCTCGACGGGACGGCGACCACTGGATCCTGAACGGCAAGAAGAGCTGGGTCACCTCCGCGATAGAGGGCCAAGCTACGGCGGTGTTCGCTACCTTTGACCCCGACCTGCGCCATAAGGGATTGGCTT GTTTTCTGGTGCCGCTGGACGCTGAGGGTGTGTTCAGAGGAAACAAGGAACCTCTTATAGGCGTCAG GGCGGCGACTGCCTGCGACATCACGCTGGAAGACGTGCGGGTCCCGGCGTCGAGCCTGGTGGGGGAAGCGGGGGAGGGGTTCAAGATAGCCATGGCGCAGCTGGACCAAGGCAGGATTGGTATCGCGGCGCACGCTGTGG GTATTGCACAAGCCGCTTTAGATACGGCGATCAACTACGCTAAGGAGCGGGAGGCGTTCAGCAAAAACCTAACGCGACTCCCCTCGGTGAAG GATCGTCTCACAGACATGTGCATCCTAGTAGAATCCGCTCGTTTGCTGACATATCGAGCAGCGACCGACGTCAGCACCAAGAACAGTTCTATGGCGAAGTACGTGGCCGGCCGCAACGCCGCCGCCGTGGCCGACCACTGCGTGCAGATACTCGGCGGCCGCGGCCTGTCCACCAACTACGACGCGGAGCGACACTTCAG GGATGCGCGCGGCACACAGATATACGGCGGCGTGACGGACATCCAGAAGCGGCTGGTTGGACATTTCTTGCTCAAGGAACACGACGCACTCTGA